In Terriglobales bacterium, one genomic interval encodes:
- the iscX gene encoding Fe-S cluster assembly protein IscX, translating into MDLSWDSTEDIAIMLLEKFPDLDPLTVRFTDLHKHVIGLPGFSADPKLSNEGKLEAIQMAWHEEYKENHG; encoded by the coding sequence ATGGATCTGAGCTGGGACAGCACCGAAGACATCGCCATCATGCTGTTGGAGAAGTTTCCCGACCTCGACCCGCTCACCGTGCGCTTCACCGACTTGCACAAGCACGTCATCGGGCTGCCCGGCTTCAGCGCCGACCCCAAGCTCTCCAATGAGGGCAAGCTCGAGGCCATCCAGATGGCCTGGCACGAGGAGTACAAAGAGAACCACGGCTAG
- a CDS encoding 2Fe-2S iron-sulfur cluster-binding protein, whose protein sequence is MGGKNPYIEETKYTPATQKYRVKFVRAGQPDTEVELDPEKVPYGHNGLPGSVLDISEGFHLGLDHACGGVNACSTCHVVVHEGLDSCNEATDAEMDELDMAPGITPKSRLGCQCVPDGTKDLVIEIPEWNKNFVKEPEH, encoded by the coding sequence ATGGGCGGCAAGAATCCATACATCGAAGAAACCAAGTACACGCCGGCAACCCAGAAGTACAGGGTGAAGTTCGTCCGCGCGGGCCAGCCGGACACCGAAGTGGAGCTCGACCCGGAGAAGGTCCCCTACGGCCACAACGGGCTGCCGGGGTCGGTCCTGGACATCTCCGAGGGCTTCCACCTGGGGCTGGACCACGCCTGCGGAGGCGTGAACGCGTGCTCCACCTGCCACGTCGTCGTGCATGAGGGCCTGGATTCGTGCAACGAGGCCACGGACGCCGAAATGGACGAGCTGGACATGGCGCCCGGCATCACGCCCAAGTCCCGCCTGGGCTGCCAGTGCGTCCCCGACGGCACCAAGGACCTGGTGATCGAGATCCCGGAGTGGAACAAGAACTTCGTGAAGGAACCCGAACACTAG